A window from Bacteroidota bacterium encodes these proteins:
- a CDS encoding PAS domain S-box protein produces the protein MELHPDIEKTEASRNLYSTLFYKSPLMMVLTEAASGKIIEVNEQFIKFYGYEKEELIGKTLLRLNIMLHKQDHDDILRLVTKKGILHDREVMEKTKKGEIKWINASVSVLNLNGKKCLLGIGTDITEKKKYEEEFKMTTFRLEDSSNLFSSVFYKSPVLKAIADAATGKYIKVNDAFAEFCGFKKEELIGKTSLELNLIPNPRQREEIIKAVNKTGLVKDALIQARRKSGEHRWVSASVHKVNINGKDCFLSVMVDVDERKKAEEQIIRMNAELEKKVIDRTAELAKSEVQLRSFAEHLQTAQEEERARIAREIHDELGQQVVGIKIGLSSLKKFSTPENNLEEKINDLLKDADLTAQSLRRIATELRPGILDTLGLIPSIQWLVSEFGKKTGIKPSLLLHAKEQQYEKNLSTCFFRVCQEALTNIAKHAQASEVKIEIQHQALPPSGGDGGGLLILKISDNGKGMDSEKLKNPFSMGLLGMRERANIAGASLEIKSEQGKGTTVTLTARI, from the coding sequence ATGGAACTCCATCCCGATATAGAAAAAACCGAAGCCAGCCGCAATCTTTATTCCACACTTTTTTATAAAAGTCCGCTCATGATGGTGCTCACCGAAGCGGCATCAGGAAAAATCATAGAGGTGAACGAGCAGTTCATAAAGTTTTACGGCTATGAAAAAGAAGAACTCATAGGCAAAACCCTCCTGCGGCTCAACATCATGCTTCATAAGCAAGACCACGATGATATTTTGCGGCTGGTAACTAAAAAAGGCATTTTGCATGACAGAGAAGTTATGGAAAAAACAAAGAAGGGAGAAATAAAATGGATAAACGCATCGGTGAGTGTGCTGAACTTAAACGGAAAAAAATGTTTGCTCGGAATCGGCACGGATATTACAGAGAAGAAAAAATACGAGGAAGAATTTAAGATGACAACTTTCCGTCTGGAAGACAGCAGCAATCTTTTCTCCAGCGTTTTTTACAAAAGCCCCGTTCTCAAAGCCATTGCCGATGCAGCCACGGGAAAATATATTAAAGTCAATGATGCCTTTGCGGAGTTCTGCGGATTTAAAAAAGAAGAACTCATCGGCAAAACATCGCTGGAACTTAACCTCATTCCAAATCCGCGGCAGCGGGAAGAAATAATAAAAGCCGTTAATAAAACCGGTCTTGTAAAAGACGCATTAATCCAAGCGCGAAGAAAAAGCGGAGAACACCGATGGGTGTCCGCTTCTGTGCACAAGGTGAATATCAACGGCAAAGATTGTTTTCTCTCGGTAATGGTAGATGTGGATGAACGAAAAAAAGCCGAAGAGCAAATTATCAGGATGAATGCCGAGTTAGAGAAAAAAGTGATTGACCGCACCGCAGAACTGGCAAAATCAGAAGTTCAGTTGCGCAGTTTTGCCGAGCATCTTCAAACCGCGCAGGAAGAAGAGCGCGCACGCATTGCCCGCGAAATTCACGATGAACTCGGACAGCAGGTGGTGGGAATAAAAATCGGCTTGTCATCGCTCAAAAAATTCAGCACGCCCGAAAACAACCTCGAAGAAAAAATTAACGACCTTCTCAAAGATGCCGACCTCACCGCCCAATCGCTCAGGCGCATCGCCACCGAACTGCGCCCGGGAATTCTTGATACGCTGGGATTAATTCCCTCTATTCAGTGGCTCGTGAGCGAGTTCGGAAAGAAAACAGGAATAAAACCATCGCTCCTCCTGCACGCGAAAGAACAGCAGTATGAAAAAAATTTATCCACTTGTTTTTTCCGCGTCTGCCAGGAAGCGCTCACCAACATTGCCAAGCATGCGCAGGCAAGCGAAGTGAAAATAGAAATACAACATCAAGCCCTCCCCCCTTCGGGGGGAGATGGAGGGGGGCTTTTGATTCTGAAAATATCCGATAACGGAAAAGGAATGGACAGTGAAAAACTGAAGAACCCTTTTTCCATGGGCTT
- a CDS encoding type II toxin-antitoxin system RelE/ParE family toxin: protein MGNHSEEIIYKPRANRSIKAISKYIRDKGYPDTSEKYAARLYDFGDSLANFPEKYPVCRFKKLADRNLRCAVFEQNYIFIYKTIHHRLVIYNVVHGRAIRY from the coding sequence ATGGGAAACCACTCGGAAGAGATAATTTATAAACCCAGGGCGAACCGGAGCATAAAGGCAATTTCCAAATATATCAGGGATAAAGGTTATCCTGATACTTCTGAAAAATATGCCGCCCGCCTTTATGATTTCGGTGACTCGCTCGCCAACTTTCCCGAAAAATATCCCGTATGCCGTTTCAAAAAACTTGCTGACCGAAACCTGCGCTGCGCGGTGTTTGAACAGAACTATATTTTTATTTACAAAACAATTCATCACCGGTTGGTTATTTACAATGTGGTTCACGGCAGGGCAATCAGGTATTGA
- a CDS encoding T9SS type A sorting domain-containing protein — protein sequence MKIFYALLVSIAVCGNVGFHLFEANAQCTASIAGNTTMCKGQTDTLIASGGATYSWSTGQTTTSIIISPTANTTYSVTATTGTCVATASIAVTVNPLPIANFNAPCVCFNNLTPFTDLSTGVVIWHWDFGDGNFSTQQSPAHTYNAPGTYTVTLVVSNNYGCTDTAIKNICVLPLPLLSVTVANASCTTCSNGSATATASGGNPPYTYSWSSGQSTQTASNLQPGSYIITITDSSGCAETSTVTVSSSSGINEIDFANSISISPNPSSGIFTLQSSVAIKSIEVYNVLGGRIYGKNSMTSSPCTIDLSAEPEGIYFMRVNTEKGIMSKKMIVIK from the coding sequence ATGAAAATTTTTTACGCACTTCTTGTATCAATTGCAGTTTGCGGGAATGTAGGTTTCCACCTCTTCGAGGCAAACGCACAATGCACGGCATCCATTGCCGGAAATACAACTATGTGTAAAGGGCAAACCGATACGCTTATTGCTTCGGGCGGTGCAACTTATTCATGGAGCACAGGGCAAACAACAACATCAATTATAATTTCGCCTACTGCAAATACAACATATTCTGTAACTGCAACAACGGGCACTTGTGTTGCAACAGCAAGTATTGCTGTTACGGTGAACCCATTACCTATTGCTAATTTTAATGCACCTTGTGTGTGCTTCAATAACCTCACTCCATTCACCGACCTATCCACTGGTGTCGTAATATGGCATTGGGATTTCGGAGATGGAAATTTTTCTACGCAGCAAAGTCCAGCACATACTTACAATGCTCCGGGAACTTACACCGTAACGCTTGTTGTTTCCAATAATTACGGGTGCACTGACACGGCAATAAAAAATATATGCGTACTTCCATTGCCTTTGCTTAGCGTTACTGTTGCCAATGCTTCCTGCACCACATGCAGCAATGGCTCTGCCACCGCAACAGCAAGCGGAGGCAATCCGCCTTACACTTACTCATGGAGCAGTGGGCAAAGCACTCAAACAGCTTCTAATTTGCAGCCAGGGTCTTATATTATAACTATTACCGATTCGTCTGGTTGCGCAGAAACATCAACGGTTACTGTTAGCTCCTCAAGCGGTATTAATGAAATAGATTTTGCAAACAGTATTTCTATTTCCCCCAACCCCTCTTCCGGCATTTTCACACTTCAAAGCAGCGTAGCAATAAAAAGCATTGAGGTCTATAATGTGCTGGGCGGAAGGATATACGGAAAAAACAGCATGACATCTTCCCCCTGCACAATAGACCTTTCGGCAGAGCCCGAAGGAATTTATTTTATGAGAGTAAATACAGAGAAAGGAATCATGAGCAAAAAGATGATTGTGATAAAATGA
- a CDS encoding T9SS type A sorting domain-containing protein translates to MPDETIYYNSSFIVYDMFGREVKRIDNINTNEIQINRVDMKSGIYYYRYMQGEDLISSDKFVIAE, encoded by the coding sequence TTGCCAGATGAAACCATTTACTACAATTCTTCGTTCATAGTGTATGATATGTTCGGTAGGGAAGTGAAACGGATTGATAACATCAATACAAATGAAATTCAAATAAATCGAGTCGACATGAAAAGCGGAATATATTATTACCGCTACATGCAAGGCGAAGATTTAATATCTTCGGATAAATTTGTAATTGCAGAATAA